ATGAATGTAACTCGACGACTTTGGCCTTCTCTGGGAAGAAAGTGTGCAATAGGCTCTATCAAAACCTTGTGAACTTGGTTTAGCATGGGTTGCCATGGAGTCAATTCGGGATCATCTTGAAGGTTATCCAGTTGAGAGTTGCCACCATTTGGACTGCGTTCTGAGTGGTGATCATTTGCAGTTTCAAAATTATCTAAGCTGCTACTCTCGTCTTCGATTTCCTTCCCTTTTGAGGAAGCTTCAGTTGAAACCGAATGATCTTCCAAAGTATTATTATGGGAAGAGAACATGTCTTCATACTCACTTAAGGCCTCTAACACATCGTCACACTCTTTGGTGGAGATTGGCAACGCTACCTTCCTTCTTCTCGAACCCCTTAACGATAACTCGTCCTTGAGGATTTCACTCACCCCACGTGATTTGGATTGCGGACCCATTGATCGACTAAGTGATATCACAATTTTATCGTTCAGTTCCACCTTCAAATGGGCGTCAACCTCGAGGCGAGTCTTGCTGAAGTGCAAACTTCCATCAATTTCCAGTACCCAAGTGTACACCCATTTCAACGCTGTTCCGgcctgatcaaattcattcaccaCAGAGTACAAGACAAGACTTGTGGACCGCTGTCGACCGACCTCCAGGAGACTGCCAAATGATTCAGTTATGAATTCTTCACTAAGGTACTTCGAATTTGTCTCTGATTCATTGACACCGAATAACCGCCTCTCAACAATGTCACTAAGCGATCTTCCGCGACTTGCATCCGCTAAGACGAAGGCTTCTTTGTACTTCTTTTGGGCAACTAACACAACCTGCAGCAGATTGTAGGCCTCTGCTTGATTCTTCTCATAGTTCGAGATCTTTGATTCATCTTCCTCTCCAATCTGGGCGCGTATGCGCTCCAAGGTTTGAAAGGCACTAAGTATTGAGCTCTCCGCTTTTTGTAAATTCCCGCTGAGATAATAATCCATGGCGAGCTGATGTTGCATTATGGCTAGCCCGCCGATATCCATTCGCCTTTCTGCGTTGTCTCGGTACTTAATGTGACACTCAATAGCATCTTCGTACTGCTCCAAGGCTCTGTAAACGGTGCCTAAGTTACCCCATGCCATTCCTTCACCTGCAACGTTTTTCGCCTTTTGAGCTTGGGTAACAGCAATTCGAAATAATTCAACTGCTTCTTCGTAATACCTATCAAGGACGgaagaaatacaaattgaaTCATTGAAGATAGTTGGCAAAGTTTATTATCGTGCTTGTCTTAAAAGTGGAAGTTATAGCTACCCCATTTCCCCCTTTTCAAAAAAAGGCCTCGGCACAATAGCGCGGACCATTTCCCTAACTCTTTTAGCTGAACAGTTTGTGGATTGTTGAAAGTCGTGCATGGATTTAACACCTAGCAAGGGGAGTGAAACACTACCTTCCGTGTTGTATTTCTCGGAAAAGATTAGGACGCCAGACCATTCGCAGTTGTTGACTTAAAACGGCAATACTTTACAAAATCGAAGTACAGACCCCAGTTCTTGAAACTATGGATAAGCTACGATCTATAGATAAGTGCTACCATAGTTAACGTGTTGGGAGCTTTTTTCAGTGGACAGAGATTTATCTACTGGACAATACCGTTTACACTTAAAACAACTGAAGCCAGTAACTAAACGTTGATTTCGGCTGATTTACTTTTGTCACAGTCTCATTTGACTTACCCCAAGGTGGTGTAAAGCTTTCCAATTTTGTTGAATGATATACCCATTCGCGCAAAATCCCCAACTTGTTCGGCGAGTGAGTATTCAATGAACTGTAAAACCAAAGAATCCTCAAATTCCGCTGGGTTGTAGAATTTCAAGAAACCAATATTTCCACATGCAATTGCTAAGCCATGGGTGTCTCCTCTCTTCAGTGCAATGTTGTAATGAGCTCTGTGTAATCGCTCTGCGTCTCTGTATCTAAAGTGATGTCAGGAAAATTGAAGGAAATGCATTTTCCATGAGTATTGCGAACTTGGTTCAAGAAACCTACATGGTCCTTTTTTTACTCTTTGGTTAACATATCACGTTATAGTCATACAACTTAATCCTGAAGGCAAGAACGGTGGGAGACCCTGTGCCTTTCCAGACCAGAAGCCCGTTTGTCGAAAGTCCCTAacacttttcgggcccgaaaagccattcgtaaaactccgacttgcttattctgtaaagctgttcttttatatgttgtaaagggaataaaaattaaaataactgctctGTTTCGTGCCTCGGgacgttttgaagatacaaagagaattgtgtcaTCCGAAAAGCTTCGGAACTTTGGTCTGTGATCGGAGAACAAAAGAAGATATGATACAACACAAATAATACCCCTAAACCCCAACAGAAGCTATCAGTAATAATATAGGTCTGGAACCGGTGCAGGATCACTCAGAGCTCACCATCTGATTATGCATTAAACGCGATGACAGAGATGAAACAAATTCACAAAGCAAATTCAGTTCGTAAATTACAGCGGAATAAGCTTGATTGCAAATCATGATAAAGTTCAAAGGAAGATTCTATTTTGAACAAGCCTGCGGGAAAATATCTCCTCTTAACTCTGCTGAATCCATATACCTTCCCTCCGACCTGAAAACGTTTCCAAGATCTCCACAGCAACTGGAAACAAGCCCCCTATTCTTCAGGTCATTGGCTAATTCCAGTGCTTCTCGAAGGTATGCTTTAGCATTTCCCCAGTCTGCCGCAGACCTGCACGCGTTTCCATAGCTTTGGAGATAAATTGCCCGCGTGTACTTGTCCCAGTCGTTTTTGTGAGGCAAAAGTGGTTTAAAATATGTTTCTGTTGCTTCTTTTAGCTCTCCTAGATCTAGCAAGCAGATTGCTAGATGTAGTTTTGCCAAAGTCTCTTTGTGAAGGTCTCGAATTGACATAGCGGCTGCAAGTGCTTTTCTATACAAATCTTCAGCCTCTTGCATTTTCTTCTGAAGACGCTGTATGGTTGCCAAGTTCATGCACGCCTCATATTGATACTCTCCGACGGCAATAGAATCtgcggtaaaaaaaaaaaccataaaatGGATACAGTAAACCAGAAGTGACAACACGATTGAGCTTGTTCACAGGGCTCTCCGTTTCGACCGTGGAAACGGGTTGAATGATATTTGTCAACTGAGCGTACGTTCGTCTGGGATGATTTGGATCAGCATCAACGATCCAAGATGGCTTGGATCATGGTGCAATAAAGGAACCGATgaatccactctgggaaagaATTTATTGATTCCTTTGATGCGCCATGATCCGAGCGATCCTGGATCGATATCGTTGCAATTGATCCCGATTCAGATTAGCTCAAAGGACCGCACCTGAATATCTCGATTTCTTCGTGctatagacgttattcataagtggctgccaattcatcattcttttgtccttatgcaaattagcctaccaagcctcattgtcatgcgctaaattgaaaagaattcttgctctcaGGTGAGGCTTTGTAGGCTAATTttcacaataacagaacaaaaatagaacagccaccagtgccgtagcaaggggaggggccgggggggcccgtgcccccccagtttttttcctaaaaagtaaaaacagacctgtataaaatgttgaaaataaaatattatcaggcaactgtttgggaagttttcaaaaaacgacctgccgatgaagtctacgtttgcctctaaggcaactcagacagtttaattaccacgaacttactgtgatgactctgaaaggtgaaacatttgctggtttcaagatacagagatagttggttttctattttgtaattgacgttgcaagtgctatactctcaatgcgcattggtttgctaagacagtgtacgaagtaaataattcgcgatatgcgtaaatcacaaatagctcttggagaacgctggaaatagcgtttccaagtctctagatttcaaatttttctggggaacatgcccccagacccccctagtggctcaagCCTctagcacttgcgtgccccccccacttatattacccttgctacggcactgacaGCCACCagttatgaataaggtctataaaaTACGCCACGAAGTCTGcattgcaacaacaacaactacgGCCACAGTTTATTTGTCCACATCACTCTGTGGAAGCACTCTATGATCAACTAAAAGATCAGCATCGGCGTTCACCTAAGTGGTCGCTTACGGGAGTGGTCGACTATTGAAAGTCGTAGCAGGAAAGGCAAGGGGACGGAGACAAAGTATTGAAAGAGCTTCAGGGGAGCAATTAAAGTGCGGATAGCTTTCGTCGAacattacttacttacttatttattacttagattattttttcagttgtatcttaatacgcatgcgctggcaattttattttgtgcgcgtgcatcctttattaattttattaatttaattgacgtgtgtatttagttcattaaataacgtcttaattttactttgcattattttccttactcatatatatgtgttgtccgtaactgtgctcacattgtgggtggctcctcctgaaatgttctgcaattggtataggatttaatggagccgaaaccaattgtagaattgcacacattttaagcatcctactgatgaacagttgcaacacagatatattttttagcaactactatcatttgcagtctgttcGCTTTGAATTTACCTCATATGGACAAGAAAATAGCGAAGGCTAGTTAGCCTCGCCCTGACGCTGAGCGTAAGGATCACGAGATTTCGCTTCATACTCCCCTCTATGTCTCACCTTCCAGCATCCCCCCCTCCAATCCTTCTTCCTTTCCCCAACTTTTTCCTATGGTCCTTACATACAAGTAACGTAAACGTACTGGAAAGAGCCTTGTTCAATCTCCTCTCGTTTACGGGAAACGGCAACGAAATTTGTTGTTCGCCTTTCAGATCATTTCTAGCCAAGCAATCGAGGTTCGACTCAGAGCACTCGGGTTTTTCTCCGAGTAAACATCGAATAAACACCGCCAAACTAGTAAAAGAAATGTCGAAGGTTCGACTCCCAATTAGGGGAActctcaagtaagctatgatcctcgcagttatgaacgcagttCATGAAATTGCgcatatggaagcctgaaatcAGAACTTCAACgtggtttgaacccgtgacctcgcgataccggtgcgacgctctaaccaacgaTATTTGATACATAAATTCAAATAcgggaacatttttttttctttcgagtTTCCCCGAGATAGCATCGAAAAGTTAGATCTCTGCATTTCTAGCCTTCTCTGTCGTCTCTGCATCTTAGTAAGCGCTAAGCTCAGCAATgaaagaaatgagagaattttagTTTTATTCATTCAGTAAAAAAAGAATGACAGTCAAGAGAAAAAGCTTTTAGTGAGAAAAACCCCTCTAGTGAAATCTGGTCGCTAAGTGGATGAGCAAACGTCCTCTGCTTTTTGAGACACACGACAGCTCAACAATCGAAATCCAACTACTCAAGATTATTTGCGGTTGGAAATCCGGAAGAAGCCGGAGGAAAATCCTTAGAAAGGCAGCGCAGAATCGACAAACTTCAAAGTTCAATCATACTTTGTCAGAATGATTGACATTTACGTGATGCGACCTTTCTCAGCGCGTTGTGTGACAAGATCTAGGGTTTCAATCTCCTTATGTGATTAGGTTTTGGGTTTTCGATGGAATAAAATGTAAATTGTGATCGTTAAATCAAACGTTTGTATGGTTCAATGCTGCGATTTGTGATAGAATTCCATGCAAGAGTCTGGTTATAAAAGCCGGCGAACTTAAACGGACGGCGATGTCTTCGTTTTCAGTATCTCGAATCATATAAGATCTGTGGTCTAATAAATAAAGCAATCCCTTAATCACGAACTTTATCGAACTTCTAGCACACCTAGACCAATTCTGGACCCGCTCTCTCAGTCACACAACCATGCGACACGTTTCATGATAACGTAGGGTTGTGTCACAGAGACAGGAGGCAACAACTGGACCCCAAAGCACACGTGCACTGCACCACAAGTGGTGCATACGTGATGTGGAACACCCAATCAGGTTCATGTCAAGGAAGCCATAATCTACCATACCTAAACTGGATTATTTGGTTCGTACATAAAATCAAGAAAACCATAACGTGATTTACATTACCTAAACTTTGTTCTGCGGAAGTCTTTTGACTCACAATCTCCATTGTTTCTTTGAATACTTTTTGAGCTGTCTTCAAGGCTTCGTCCCAGGGTCCGGTTGCTATCTGGACATGAAAGAGTTTATTCAAAACATCAATTGTTTGTTGCTTGTCATTGCATTTCTCCAGGAGGTACTCCCAGATGAGACGTGCGGTCTGTAGATTCGTGTTACTGTACTCTTCTGCACGTCGAAACCAATACCCGAAACGAAACTCTTCCGGTTTCGATTTAAGGCTTTCGAGAACATCTTGCTGTGGCGAGCATAGTTTGCTTCGAATATCCTCAAGTCCTTTCTTCGCTAGCTTTTGATCTTCCTCGTCTAAGTACTCCATTCTTGCCACCAAAAGCTAATATTAATTAATCTTTGAGTTGGGTTTAAGTGATCAATCAACCTCGACCAAAGGTTAACAATTAGTGTCTCGCCTCAGGGTGAACGGGGATATTTGTTTGCAAAGAGACTGTGTACCAATAAGATCCCATGCTCTCTCACTTCCCACTTGCCTTTCTTCCAAGATGGCGAACCGAACGGTGTCTGATGCAAAGACGGTAAAAGGAACAAATCCTCAATACCTGGTGGAAAAAATCATTCGATCACGCATTTACGAAAATAAATACTGGAAAGAGCAATGCTTTGCGCTATCAGGTAAGAATTAACAATTTATAAAGAGTCGCCAAAGTTTAACGCACACTTCGCTGATTGACGAAAGAACTTCAAGATAAAACGTTTCTCTAATGAAGTCTAGTGAACCTCCGAATATTTTTCTGGCTCTAAGACGTGAAAACCAATCTAGAATATGAAAAATATGTATTGGAAACCTTTGCATTTGCGAAGTTACGGCCTTAGACTGGTCTTTGTGGAAAGAAacttacaattattattgttttgcaaAGCTATTCTAGTATTGAATTTGATGATGTTTACGCACGAGAGTATATGACTTTTATCATTATGTATTCTGAAGGAGTAATATCTGTAATCAGGGAGTTAAGAACTTGAAATATGCAATTTTAAAGGCGCGTATTTTAAGAAATAATTGAGCTTTGTGTTTTGGTTATAATGCAATATCGTAGCACTTGTGATCTCGACTTAGGCAGTAATGTAAGCAAAACCTGAAATGGATCATTGATGCTAGAATGGTATAATCAGGCTTGAATGCAATGATTTTCCTCCTCTGGTTGAAAAGGTGATTTTCTAAATGGAAACCCTTTGCCAGAGTTTTAGCTTCCATTTTACTCATGGATATCCACAAGCTTTGGTGAAAATCTGCACgcaaattgtcactcactcATAACTGGAAGTTCAATGTAATCAGCCAATTAGAAATGGATCACGCTGACTAGTGCATGAAGGACAATTCAGGCTGCCAATTTAAAACAATGGCAGTACCTTTCATATCCATGAGTAACAACAATGACACTGATTATCTTTGGAGTTGGGATTTCTTTTGTGTTCTTTGTCTGTTGGCTCAGATTCAGTGCTATCAGCTCTCTTGGATGATCTCCCATTCCCCAGGGTCTGAAATTCCAACACAGACGTTTGTCATTACATGTGAGACGTGACTTTCGTGACaaataaaacatcaaaatatttTGAGTTGTTTGAGCTAATTTACTGTtaacattgaaaacaaaattaaagcaTGGTTAGAAGGCTGCTTCATGCATTCCTCAAGTTCTGAGTCAGTCATTATGTTAAGTAGAAACCTAATAACGATTATGTTTCTGGTTTTGTCACGGCCAATGGAATGACTAGTGGCTTTGCAATCAATCGCATATTTCTGAAGATTTTAGTTATTATTGATAACTACATTCCATTGGTAAACACATTGAATCACCAGCTTATTGCACTTTATATATGTACATCTATATCTAAGCAGCTAAATATTAACTGTTTCTGTGGTTCATACACCGTGTGGAGTCAATGAGTATTTTTGCACAAATGACGTCACATGCATTCTTACGTCATTTATCGTCCCTTCTCTATCGATTCTCAGTAGCTGAGTACTTCAGAGGCTGACAGCCCTGCCAATACTGCCAATAACCCCAGTTTCTTAAATCTGTTACAGCATGTTATTTACTGTGCTGATCATTCAATACGTTATCAATTCTGCTGATTACAGATATTCACAGTTTTCATAATACTCTTCAACAATCACATAAAATTTATCAAAACAAGCTGACTTTTGACATTCAAGATGTCAATTTTGATAAAGATGCCTGGCACTCCTCAAACTGCctattttaaatttctcttctgGCTTTGTTTGTAATGAATGCAATACACTGAACTGACGACTTTTTCAACTGCATTCTTTTTATGGAACATAAAACCTTTGTTTACTGGGCTCAGCAAAGAAGCACCAATACTTCAATCcatttcaagaaaataatttgaagcATTCGTTAGCTTTGAGAAGGGCATCATTTCCGTCCTCATTATGAATGTTATCCACACCCGCCACCTTCCCCCAcctccaaaataataataataatgataataataataataataataataataataatattaataaataagAGCCTTCCCTGCTGTTTCATCTTATTTAGCGGAACTTTTGGTGGACAAGGCCATGGAATTGGATCACGTTGGAGGCACATTTGGAGGAAACATCAAGCCTACACCTTTCCTGTGTTTGGTGTTGAAAATGCTACAAATTCAACCTGAAAAGGAGATCGTTGTTGAATTCATCAAAAACGAAGATTACAAGTAAGATTACATTGACATGCAGTAACGGAATTTTTGGTTCTGTTAGATGGCAATAATTGTAAGGAAGTCTTCAACTGCGTACTGTGGTTGGG
This window of the Acropora muricata isolate sample 2 chromosome 14, ASM3666990v1, whole genome shotgun sequence genome carries:
- the LOC136897620 gene encoding tetratricopeptide repeat protein 28-like codes for the protein MEYLDEEDQKLAKKGLEDIRSKLCSPQQDVLESLKSKPEEFRFGYWFRRAEEYSNTNLQTARLIWEYLLEKCNDKQQTIDVLNKLFHVQIATGPWDEALKTAQKVFKETMEIVSQKTSAEQSLDSIAVGEYQYEACMNLATIQRLQKKMQEAEDLYRKALAAAMSIRDLHKETLAKLHLAICLLDLGELKEATETYFKPLLPHKNDWDKYTRAIYLQSYGNACRSAADWGNAKAYLREALELANDLKNRGLVSSCCGDLGNVFRSEGRYRDAERLHRAHYNIALKRGDTHGLAIACGNIGFLKFYNPAEFEDSLVLQFIEYSLAEQVGDFARMGISFNKIGKLYTTLGYYEEAVELFRIAVTQAQKAKNVAGEGMAWGNLGTVYRALEQYEDAIECHIKYRDNAERRMDIGGLAIMQHQLAMDYYLSGNLQKAESSILSAFQTLERIRAQIGEEDESKISNYEKNQAEAYNLLQVVLVAQKKYKEAFVLADASRGRSLSDIVERRLFGVNESETNSKYLSEEFITESFGSLLEVGRQRSTSLVLYSVVNEFDQAGTALKWVYTWVLEIDGSLHFSKTRLEVDAHLKVELNDKIVISLSRSMGPQSKSRGVSEILKDELSLRGSRRRKVALPISTKECDDVLEALSEYEDMFSSHNNTLEDHSVSTEASSKGKEIEDESSSLDNFETANDHHSERSPNGGNSQLDNLQDDPELTPWQPMLNQVHKVLIEPIAHFLPREGQSRRVTFIPQDFLLKVPFAALQEAPGCRYLFEDFVISTSPAIHFLNLAGDSPTRPEQNTSGLSVLAVGNPVMPLEDLPELKFAEREARMVIQIIHSSDSELFIGAQAKKRDVVAAMPKHSILHFATHALLDEVDSHGDFSMKGLVLLCKTGNDCDGLLTAEEVRDIKLNAELVVLSCCETGLGKVTGDGVLGLSRAFLAAGAACVIVTLWKIDDEKSFELMTSFYQEYKTCRDAAVSLQRAMRLLQAKDDSKSPRYWGAFSIVGASGKELN